Genomic segment of Dactylococcopsis salina PCC 8305:
ACTGATAGCGGTGTCCATGCGGCGGCGCAGGTGGCTCATTTTGATGTCATTAGCCCAATTCCTGCGGAAAAGTTCGCGATCGTGCTGAATAAGCAGTTAGGGAATGATCTCCTGATTCGAGCTTCGGCACAGGTGGCTTCAGATTGGCACGCCCGTTTTAGTGCTAGTTATCGGCGTTATCGGTACACCCTTTACACCGCCAACCCTCCTAACTTGTTTCTTGCGCCCTTCAGTTGGCATTATTATTATGCTCCTCTGAACACAGCATCGATCGAAGCGGCTTTAAAGCCATTACTGGGATACCATGATCTCGCCGCCTTTTGTCGTGCGGGTTCAGAGCGATCGCACACATGGGTGGAAGTGCAAGCTGTCCAGTGTATCCGTAAAGGATCGATTGTCGAGATCGAAATTCAAGCGGATGGCTTTTTATACGGGATGGTGCGCTTGTTAGTGGGAATGCTGGTGAAAGTGGGAACAGGCGAACTGAGTACCGAAGCGTTTCGAGAGATTTGGCAGGAAAAACAGCGCGATCGCGTCAAGTATTCCGCACCCGCAAAAGGACTTTGTTTATTACGGGTGGGATATGAAGAGTTTCCCTTTCCCGAATCCATTTGGTTTAATAGCCAACCTCATTTTAATTTAGATGCTACAGAAGAATAAATTATGACACTTCATCAAACCCCCCAACCGAAAGTAGATACATTAGAAGAACAATGGTATGTCATTGATGCCACAGGTTATCGCGTGGGTCGTTTGGCGACCAAAATCGCCGAGATTATTCGGGGTAAAAATAAACCTCAATTTACGCCCCACATGGATACAGGTGATTTTGTGATCGTAATTAACGCCGAAAAAGTAACCCTAAGCGGTAACAAACCCAATGATAAACTTTATCGCCGTCATTCAGGACGACCAGGCGGCATGAAAGTAGAAACCTTTAACCAACTCCAACAGAGAATCCCCGAACGGATTATTGAAAAAGCGGTTAAGGGAATGTTGCCCAAAAATCGTTTAGGTCGCCAAATCTTTCAGAAATTAAAAGTCTATTCGGGGCCCGAACATCCCCATCAAGCACAAAAACCGATTACTATTACCCCTTCTAACTAAATAAACAGGAGATTAAAAGATTATGCAAGCAACAGATAACAATCGTGTGGTTTACTGGGGAACTGGTCGCCGCAAAAGCTCGATCGCGCGCGTGCGTCTCATTCCTGGTACAGGTGAAATCAAAGTCAATAACCGCAGTGGAGACCACTATTTCAACTACAATCCGATCTATGTCAACGCGGTAAAAGCCCCTCTGGAAACCCTGGGTTTAGAAAGCGACTATGATATCCTCGTTAATGCCCATGGTGGTGGCTTGACTGGACAAGCAGAAGCCGTCCGTTTGGGTGTGGCGAGAGCGTTATGTAAACTTGATCCAGAAAATCGTTCTCCCTTGAAAACCGAAGGCTATATGAGTCGTGATCCGCGATCGAAAGAGCGGAAAAAATACGGCTTACGGAAGGCAAGAAAAGCCCCTCAATTCTCGAAACGTTAGATTAAACC
This window contains:
- the truA gene encoding tRNA pseudouridine(38-40) synthase TruA, giving the protein MSESAQKKRVALVVQYLGTAFYGWQRQPHYRTVQEEIEKAINRTVSSSQWIPLHGAGRTDSGVHAAAQVAHFDVISPIPAEKFAIVLNKQLGNDLLIRASAQVASDWHARFSASYRRYRYTLYTANPPNLFLAPFSWHYYYAPLNTASIEAALKPLLGYHDLAAFCRAGSERSHTWVEVQAVQCIRKGSIVEIEIQADGFLYGMVRLLVGMLVKVGTGELSTEAFREIWQEKQRDRVKYSAPAKGLCLLRVGYEEFPFPESIWFNSQPHFNLDATEE
- the rplM gene encoding 50S ribosomal protein L13, yielding MTLHQTPQPKVDTLEEQWYVIDATGYRVGRLATKIAEIIRGKNKPQFTPHMDTGDFVIVINAEKVTLSGNKPNDKLYRRHSGRPGGMKVETFNQLQQRIPERIIEKAVKGMLPKNRLGRQIFQKLKVYSGPEHPHQAQKPITITPSN
- the rpsI gene encoding 30S ribosomal protein S9; protein product: MQATDNNRVVYWGTGRRKSSIARVRLIPGTGEIKVNNRSGDHYFNYNPIYVNAVKAPLETLGLESDYDILVNAHGGGLTGQAEAVRLGVARALCKLDPENRSPLKTEGYMSRDPRSKERKKYGLRKARKAPQFSKR